From the Ciona intestinalis chromosome 2, KH, whole genome shotgun sequence genome, one window contains:
- the LOC100180307 gene encoding Hermansky-Pudlak syndrome 1 protein homolog, whose amino-acid sequence MKAYVIAEDTHIVYYWCDEAFVTHLKSLRNIQDHDQQSESSFDSYIQMYFLPVFLSHQMLKSQLNEACSSVSSDDQDTVVVFQDFQEFVYIAVETSCSGGKEKLSRELSFLRNSISFLFGACGHSELKTTQVTTKERAWHSVTTILQQYTSLCELENSFLLEGVERIRVNEDVNKVCNTVIQKSMKSFESLSNLHNVQYGLVFVGAKILTLHASSRARYNLSTQNILQIITLSSLGSGQTDSEHEVKNEVRSDSELESSEIPSDIGLDLPFIPSTDDEEDVFPPQEPKDLTSDAGPLSSTGSQSQNETELGSSVRSQYSEDSQVTSVSNNSIRMVNNHFDAHGKENASFNIKNTCIPVYLTTPEHPCLPHLLYCIPISDQVNLVFIFKVPHSEVSDMVCGMLDLLRKLKFSDRKLEVIGGQTTVNNLEKCSKLLVQKTRELKGKSRSRLKRLTSSWNSNGQRNLNMFVNTGNGEYTKLLETCVRDTKEQLRRFFQSLFPSYLTSDATQWHTADLCKIYKFAKAKLTDYTEYLHVKCTRNITMSPYLATYPGLVHFSLVLRTREQTGSTSYVGSLFQDELFSPSIVEVATNEANDNLYMELRQQFKEGIYKSEANLSDHGTLCTQLEAGDFMFTSRICFSNINRHKSTFKVSIDSDLLTGAYQPCSVFSGPFYKNFLSKVLDPVPTSFTVYHLVTVHFSLVPKDVVAKQREQLFHDVIEGLNSGIEK is encoded by the exons ATGAAGGCCTATGTAATAGCTGAAGACACTCATATAGTTTACTACTGGTGTGATGAAGCATTTGTAACACATCTTAAATCTTTGCGTAATATTCAAGACCATGATCAG CAAAGCGAGTCCAGTTTTGATTCTTACATCCAAATGTACTTCTTGCCCGTTTTTCTTTCGCATCAAATGCTTAAAAGTCAACTGAACGAAGCTTGCTCAAGTGTTTCATCTGATGACCAAGATACCGTCGTTGTTTTCCAGGATTTTCAGGAGTTTGTTTACATTG CTGTAGAGACCAGCTGCAGTGGTGGGAAAGAAAAACTAAGTCGGGAATTAAGTTTTTTGAGAAACTCGAttagttttttgtttggtGCATGTGGTCACTCTGAATTGAAAACCACACAAGTGACTACAAAGGAAAG GGCATGGCATAGTGTTACTACCATTCTCCAGCAATACACTTCTCTATGTGAGTTGGAAAACTCATTCTTACTTGAAGGAGTTGAACGTATTCGTGTGAACGAAGACGTCAACAAAGTTTGCAACACTGTCATACAAAAGTCGATGAAGTCGTTTGAAAGTTTGTCCAATCTCCACAATGTACAATACGGACTTGTGTTTGTAGGGGCAAAGATACTAACACTACATGCCAG cTCAAGAGCTCGTTACAATTTATCAACGCAGAACATTTTACAAATCATCACCCTTTCTTCTTTGGGTAGTGGCCAAaccgacagcgagcatgaggtaaaGAATGAG GTGAGGAGTGATTCAGAGCTCGAAAGCTCCGAGATACCGAGCGACATCGGATTGGATCTCCCGTTCATCCCATCTACTGATGATGAGGAAGATGTGTTTCCTCCACAAGAGCCAAAAGATTTGACCTCTGATGCGGGGCCTCTCTCTTCAACTGGAAGCCAAT CCCAAAACGAAACTGAGCTAGGTAGTTCAGTGAGGAGTCAATATTCTGAAGACAGTCAAGTCACCAGTGTGTCTAACAACAGCATTAGAATGGTCAATAATCACTTTGATGCGCATGGGAAAGAAAATGCTTcgtttaatattaaa AACACTTGCATCCCTGTTTATCTGACAACACCCGAGCACCCCTGTCTTCCCCACCTGCTTTACTGTATCCCAATATCAGACCAAGTTAATCtggtgtttatatttaag GTTCCCCACAGTGAAGTATCAGACATGGTATGCGGAATGTTGGATTTGTtacgaaaattaaaattcagcGACCGAAAACTTGAAGTAATCGGAGGCCAAACCACCGTCAACAATTTGGAGAAATGCAGCAAGTTGCTCGTGCAAAAAACAAG GGAACTGAAGGGAAAATCCAGGTCAAGGTTGAAAAGATTGACGTCATCATGGAATTCTAACGGACAACGTAACTTAAACATGTTTGTAAATACTGGGAATGGTGAATACACAAAGTT ATTGGAAACTTGTGTTAGAGATACGAAGGAACAACTGCGACGTTTCTTTCAATCACTTTTCCCGTCTTATTTAACATCAGATGCCACACAATGGCACACCGCTGATCTATGCAAGATATATAAGTTTGCTAAAGCTAAGCTTACTG ATTACACAGAGTACCTGCACGTGAAATGCACGCGAAACATCACCATGTCACCTTATTTGGCTACTTATCCGGGGTTGGTTCATTTCTCGTTGGTATTAAGAACTCGTGAACAAACTGGTTCAACTTCATACGTGGGGTCATTGTTTCAG GATGAATTATTCTCCCCCTCAATAGTAGAAGTTGCAACAAATGAAGCAAACGATAACCTTTATATGGAACTTAGGCAACAG TTCAAAGAAGGAATTTATAAATCTGAGGCAAATTTATCGGACCACGGCACTTTATGTACACAACTGGAAGCTGGTGACTTTATGTTCACCTCCAGGATTTGCTTTTCAAATATTAACCGTCACAAATCAACTTTCAAAGTTTCGATTGATTCCGATCTATTGACTGGTGCATATCAACCTTGTAGTGTGTTTTCCGGCCCTTTCTACAA GAACTTTTTATCCAAAGTTTTGGACCCGGTCCCCACCTCGTTCACAGTCTACCACCTAGTGACCGTACATTTCTCTCTGGTTCCTAAGGACGTGGTTGCTAAGCAACGGGAACAACTCTTCCATGATGTAATCGAAGGCTTGAATTCGGGAATTGAAAAATAG
- the LOC100177954 gene encoding uncharacterized protein LOC100177954 isoform X2, whose protein sequence is MWSNYVKEEDRNSRMIDRRLGNGFNDDIKEIEPTESEESSSETGELSDEVNVDVSDDVDTSSTAEDDDDGIIIKYKYFLSSRKDQHGNPIKWWKTKTTGSEGNQNHESVNVRSRKQDTNLKNTNNESKEKTAQSGDREAANKDLVVLKYEYVKGDDVGRTRNVIKLPTSPSYEVKSTQTTIFSKKSIRTDEDLRQFITRDNNAVQRNTDVAHKNTTDSYNAAKNKTNVSQNKTTDNCGAKFQNRTNVSLQHTNVSEQKTSVFSQRKSSVERSPSVGSPTRRSFSPPLSPRNKSPSYYHKEDVRTYVSNYVTPMKAKRPQVSTKKRKVKNNLTCVFAETPVQTRRISKCKEVNDEKRETKKNSDVSAKSDSKEKSPERIIFKANLGSLPYQGVFRLDDDIRYLKTFIHVISGIPPSRQSYFGDENDKKVAKRRKVRKLRELGFNGGDIIHLAVK, encoded by the exons ATGTGGTCGAATTACGTGAAAGAGGAAGACAGGAACTCTAGAATGATTGACAGGCGGCTCGGAAACGGTTTTAATGATGACATAAAAGAAATTGAACCAACAGAGTCGGAAGAATCCTCCAGCGAGACAGGGGAATTGAGCGATGAGGTCAACGTTGACGTCAGTGATGACGTAGATACGTCAAGTACTGCAGAGGACGATGACGACGggattataataaaatataaatattttctcaGTTCGCGTAAAGATCAACATGGAAATCCAATAAAATGGTggaaaactaaaacaacagGGAGTGAAGGCAACCAAAACCATGAGTCTGTAAATGTTAGATCGAGAAAACAAGACACGAActtgaaaaatacaaataatgaaTCGAAGGAGAAAACGGCACAAAGTGGCGACAGGGAGGCTGCCAACAAAGATCTTGTTGTGTTAAAGTACGAATACGTGAAGGGCGATGACGTAGGAAGAACAAGGAATGTTATTAAG CTTCCAACCAGCCCTTCATACGAAGTAAAATCAACACAAACCACGATATTTTCCAAGAAATCAATTCGAACCGATGAAGACTTACGTCAGTTTATTACAAGGGATAATAACGCGGTGCAACGCAACACAGATGTCGCGCATAAAAACACAACGGATAGCTATAACGCCGCGAAGAATAAGACAAACGTTTCGCAGAACAAGACGACGGACAACTGTGGCGCCAAGTTTCAGAATAGGACAAACGTTTCGCTACAACATACGAACGTTTCTGAGCAAAAGACTTCAGTATTTTCGCAACGGAAATCATCAGTCGAAAG AAGTCCATCGGTTGGATCTCCAACAAGAAGAAGCTTTTCCCCTCCTCTTTCTCCAAGGAACAAATCCCCTTCATATTATCACAAGGAAGACGTCAGAACCTACGTCAGCAACTACGTCACGCCGATGAAGGCGAAAAGACCACAAGTGTCGACCAAGAAACGAAAAGTGAAAAACAACTTGACTTGCGTGTTCGCTGAGACGCCAG TGCAAACAAGACGTATTTCAAAATGTAAAGAAGTTAACGATgaaaaaagagaaacaaaGAAGAATTCTGATGTTTCTGCAAAATCCGACTCCAAAGAAAAGTCACCGGAGAGAATCATTTTCAAg GCTAATTTAGGGAGTCTCCCCTACCAAGGTGTTTTTCGTCTTGATGACGACATTCGATACCTGAAGACGTTCATACACGTCATTTCCGGAATCCCGCCTTCCCGGCAAAGCTACTTCGGCGATGAAAACGACAAGAAAGTGGCAAAAAGAAGAAAAGTTCGAAAATTGAGAGAACTTGGTTTCAATGGCGGTGATATAATTCATTTAGCTGTAAAGTGA
- the LOC100177954 gene encoding uncharacterized protein LOC100177954 isoform X1 yields MWSNYVKEEDRNSRMIDRRLGNGFNDDIKEIEPTESEESSSETGELSDEVNVDVSDDVDTSSTAEDDDDGIIIKYKYFLSSRKDQHGNPIKWWKTKTTGSEGNQNHESVNVRSRKQDTNLKNTNNESKEKTAQSGDREAANKDLVVLKYEYVKGDDVGRTRNVIKQLPTSPSYEVKSTQTTIFSKKSIRTDEDLRQFITRDNNAVQRNTDVAHKNTTDSYNAAKNKTNVSQNKTTDNCGAKFQNRTNVSLQHTNVSEQKTSVFSQRKSSVERSPSVGSPTRRSFSPPLSPRNKSPSYYHKEDVRTYVSNYVTPMKAKRPQVSTKKRKVKNNLTCVFAETPVQTRRISKCKEVNDEKRETKKNSDVSAKSDSKEKSPERIIFKANLGSLPYQGVFRLDDDIRYLKTFIHVISGIPPSRQSYFGDENDKKVAKRRKVRKLRELGFNGGDIIHLAVK; encoded by the exons ATGTGGTCGAATTACGTGAAAGAGGAAGACAGGAACTCTAGAATGATTGACAGGCGGCTCGGAAACGGTTTTAATGATGACATAAAAGAAATTGAACCAACAGAGTCGGAAGAATCCTCCAGCGAGACAGGGGAATTGAGCGATGAGGTCAACGTTGACGTCAGTGATGACGTAGATACGTCAAGTACTGCAGAGGACGATGACGACGggattataataaaatataaatattttctcaGTTCGCGTAAAGATCAACATGGAAATCCAATAAAATGGTggaaaactaaaacaacagGGAGTGAAGGCAACCAAAACCATGAGTCTGTAAATGTTAGATCGAGAAAACAAGACACGAActtgaaaaatacaaataatgaaTCGAAGGAGAAAACGGCACAAAGTGGCGACAGGGAGGCTGCCAACAAAGATCTTGTTGTGTTAAAGTACGAATACGTGAAGGGCGATGACGTAGGAAGAACAAGGAATGTTATTAAG CAGCTTCCAACCAGCCCTTCATACGAAGTAAAATCAACACAAACCACGATATTTTCCAAGAAATCAATTCGAACCGATGAAGACTTACGTCAGTTTATTACAAGGGATAATAACGCGGTGCAACGCAACACAGATGTCGCGCATAAAAACACAACGGATAGCTATAACGCCGCGAAGAATAAGACAAACGTTTCGCAGAACAAGACGACGGACAACTGTGGCGCCAAGTTTCAGAATAGGACAAACGTTTCGCTACAACATACGAACGTTTCTGAGCAAAAGACTTCAGTATTTTCGCAACGGAAATCATCAGTCGAAAG AAGTCCATCGGTTGGATCTCCAACAAGAAGAAGCTTTTCCCCTCCTCTTTCTCCAAGGAACAAATCCCCTTCATATTATCACAAGGAAGACGTCAGAACCTACGTCAGCAACTACGTCACGCCGATGAAGGCGAAAAGACCACAAGTGTCGACCAAGAAACGAAAAGTGAAAAACAACTTGACTTGCGTGTTCGCTGAGACGCCAG TGCAAACAAGACGTATTTCAAAATGTAAAGAAGTTAACGATgaaaaaagagaaacaaaGAAGAATTCTGATGTTTCTGCAAAATCCGACTCCAAAGAAAAGTCACCGGAGAGAATCATTTTCAAg GCTAATTTAGGGAGTCTCCCCTACCAAGGTGTTTTTCGTCTTGATGACGACATTCGATACCTGAAGACGTTCATACACGTCATTTCCGGAATCCCGCCTTCCCGGCAAAGCTACTTCGGCGATGAAAACGACAAGAAAGTGGCAAAAAGAAGAAAAGTTCGAAAATTGAGAGAACTTGGTTTCAATGGCGGTGATATAATTCATTTAGCTGTAAAGTGA